CCTCCCATCTTCGGCTTGGTGGCAGACGGAATCTCATTTGCCGCTGCCTGGTGGGCAACCGGAGCCGCACTGGTTGCAGCGGCCGCCATCATCCTTTTCGTGCGTAGCCGCCGCCACACGCACCTAGGGTTGGCGTCGACATGGCGGGCTGCCACATGAACGCAGAGCAGGGATCTCCGACACTTCGCGAGCGACGACTCGCCAAGACATATGGAGAGCCACAGAGACTTCCTATCCATTCGTTCCGCAGACGACCGGCTGGAGAACACATGCCGGGCGATCCGGTGACCCGCCGCAATTGTTACCCGATGGGTTCAGATCATGAGTGACTACCACCTGCACCTGCATCCTCACTTCCCAACCCCTGATGCGCCACCCATGGGCGTCTATCCACCCGGTTACATCGATCGATACGTGGACACGGCCCTGTCTCGAGGGGTCACCGAACTCGGCTTCACGGAGCATCTCTACCGGTGCGTCGAATCCGCGCCGGTCCTGGGCACATGGTGGAAGCACGACCCCGACCCCCGGTTGTCGGCCGAGATGGAGCAGATCGTCGCACGCGAACGCAACCTGTCGCTCGACGCGTACGTCGACGTGGTGCTCGATGCGAAACAACGGGGTCTCCCGGTCAAGCTCGGTCTCGAGGTCGACTTCCAGCCGGGAACCGTTGGTCCCGTGCTGGAGCTGCTCGGAGGCTATCCGTTCGACTTTCTGATCGGTTCCGTTCATTGGATCGATGCCTGGGCCGTCGACCGCGCATCCGCGGCCCCGGAGTTCGCCAAACGTGGAGCACGACTCGCGTACGAGCAGTACTTCGAACTCGAAACCGAGCTCGCCGCCTCGGGCATGGTCGACGTCCTGGCCCATGCCGACGTCATCAAGAAGATCGGGATCCGCCCGGAGGGGCCCCTCGACGACCTGTACGCCCCGCTGGTGGCTGCGGCGGCCACCGCCGGTGTGGCAGTCGAAGTTTCGAGTGCCGGCCTGCGTAAACCGGTTGCCGAGATCTACCCCGCGCCGCGCCTCCTCCGGAGTTTCCACACGGCCGGCGTTCCCATCACCCTGGCCAGCGATGCCCACGCCCCCCATGAAGCCGCCTGGGGGCACATCGAGGTCGTGCAGGCCGCCAGAGCCGCCGGATACACGCATCATTTGCGATTCACCGCCCGCAACGGATACGAGCTGCCCCTACCACATCGAATCGGAGAGAGCCCATGAGAGTGTCGTTCAAGACCCGGCCTCAACACACCGAATGGAAGCCGATGATCGACTTCTGGCTCGAGGCCGATCGCATCGATCTGTACTCCGCCGGTTGGACCTTCGACCACTTCTACCCCATCTTCTCCGACCCCACCGGACCCTGCTTCGAAGCATGGACCATGCTGTCCTATCTGGCGGCGGCAACGAATCGGATACGCCTCGGTGTGCTCGTCACCGGAAACACGCACCGGCATCCGGCGCTGCTCGCGAACATGGCGGCGACGCTGGACGTCGCATCGCAAGGTCGTCTGGAAATCGGCCTCGGCGCCGGATGGAGTGAAGAGGAACACGCGGCCTACGGAATACCCCTACCTCCCTGGCCGGAACGATTCGACCGGCTCGCAGAGTCCTGCGAGATCATCCACAGCCTCTTGACGCGCGAGCGCACGACCTTCAGGGGAACGCACTACCGGCTCACGGATGCCCTGTGCGAACCGAAGCCGATTCAGAAGCCACGCCCACCTCTGGTGATCGGGGGCAAGGGCGAGAAGCGGACCCTTCGTATCGCCGCGCGATGGGCCGACCAGTGGAACTTCCCGTTCGGAGAACCGGCAGAACTCCGCCACAAGATCGACGTGCTGCACGCCCACTGCGCCGACATCGGGAGGGACCCGTCGCAGATCGAGGTCTCAGTGAAGGCGGAAGCTACCGAAGAACCGGCCGCCTTCGCCGAGCTCGCCGCCGCCTATCGAGAAGCGGGAGCTCAGCACATCATCGTCCACTTCCCGGCGCCTCATGATCCGGCGACGCTGGGAGCCTACGCCGAGAGCCTTGCGCAGGCGGTCCGATAACCCAGGCCCCGCCCGGACATCTGTTGCCGCGGCGGTGGATGTCGGTTCTGACTCGTCTCGCGACAATCAGGCGCGGCCGGCCGCCACCTCGTCGGCGCGGTTGCGGTCGGCAAGAAGGATCAGGTCCTCGTGAAGCTCGAACCAGACGCCGTGGTAGCTGTCCACTCTGGGTGAGGCGATGTAGAGATGCTCGCCGGCGTGAACGAGAGCCGCCGCCCGCTCCAACCGCTCAAAGTAGGAATCGAGTCGAGGGAGTCCATCGGTGAGCGATTGGAGCAGCGCGGCAGCGTCTTGGTGCAGGGAACCGAACTCGGCCAGCACCGACGCGTCGTAGGACGGGTCGGAGTGATCGTTCAGCAGCTGCCGACCTTCGACCTTGCGCATCTGCCAGGAGGTCACGATCTCCTTCAGCCTGCAGTCGAGCAGCAGAAACGCGTCGAGTGCCTCTACGGCATTCTCCATTCCCCAGGACTCCCGATCGGCGTTGATCAGCTCTCTACCGAGAGTCTTGCCTTCCGCGGTCAGCTGGAACATGCCGCCTGAGGACTCGACGAGTCCCTCGGCAGTCATCCGATCGAGGATCTGGCTCGCTTCTTCCTCTGTCGTAAAGAATGTGGACGCGATACCGTCCGGCATCGCAAAGCCCTTGATGAGAAGAGCTCGAACGACCATCTCGACCGTCAGCTCACCCTCCCTCGAGGTGTCGCTGGACTCCTCGGACGTGTCGCCGCCCTCTTCGGAGGTGTCGCCGCCCTCACCCGAAGCCGGAATCTCGATCCCGAGCTCCCGCGCCCAGGAAAGCAACTTCTCCACCTCGGGAACGATCGTCTCACTGCTCGAGACCGAACCGGCGAATACCTCACCGCTGCCGCCATCGATTGTCAACATGTCGCCGGCGGCGAACACGCGATCACCGATGGATACCGTTCCATCCCCGACCTTCACCTCGGATACGCCGACGACTGCCGGGATTCCCCATCCTCTGGCGACCACTGCCGCGTGGCTGGCAAGGCCGCCGGTCGAAGTCAAGATTCCGGCTGCCCTGGCCATGCCGTGAACATCATCGGGCGACGTTTCTCGACGGACGAGGATCACGCTTCGGCCGGCATCGGCCACGGCAACAGCGGCCTCGGGCGTCGTAGCGATCTCGCCCGTCGCCATACCCGGCGATGCCGCGAGGCCGGTCGCCACGAGTCGAGCGTCCGCGGGCCGCGCGCCGGCCGTCGTCGGGGGATCCTCCAGGTAGCGGGCAACCCGCCGGACGGCTTCTGAGCGAGAGAGAGGAAAGTCGTCGTCCTCTGACATCTCGACCGCGATCCGCAGGGCAGCCTGCGGGCTCCGCTTGCCGACCCGAACCTGGAGCAACCAGAGTCGACCTTGCTCGATCGTGAACTCGATATCGCACAGATCGACGAAGTGGCGCTCGAGCGTGTGGGCGTATCGCCGGAGATCCTCGGCAATCGCAGGCATCCGCTCATCGAGCACCGCGATCGGCTCTGTCTGGCTCGTCCCGGCAACGACATCCTCGCCCTGCGCATCGAACATGATGTCGCCATAGAGGCAGGACTCCCCGGTCGCGGGGTTCCTGGTGAACAGGACACCGGTGGCCGAATCGGCGCCCCGATTCCCGAACACCATGGCCTGCACCGTCACCCCCGTCCCGAGGTCGTCGGCGATGCACTCGCGTGCCCGGTAGCTTCTGGCCCTGTCACTGTTCCAGGAACGGAAGACTGCCTCGATCGCACCGCGGAGCTGTTGCCACGGGTCAACGGGGACGATCTCCACACCGACGATCTGTCGATACATCGTCGAGAAGCGGTCCCGACACGCCTCGACAAAGCCGCTGTCACCCGACACGGCGGCGAGCCCTTGCGCCGTCGCGTCATTGAGACCGAGGTTCAGAATCGTGTCCATCATCCCCGGCATCGAGACTGGTGCACCGGAGCGGACGCTCACGAGCAGAGGATCCGTCGAACTGCCGAACTGCCGTCCCATCGCAGCCTCCACTCGACGCAGGTGCTCGCGGATCTCCTCATCGAGCCCCTCGGGCCATCCCCCGGCCAGGTACGCGCGGCACGCCTCTGTCGAGATCGTGAAGCTGGGAGGTACCGGGAGGCCAAGCTCGCCGGCCATCACGGCGATGTTGGCCGCTTTCCCCCCGATGACGGTCTTGACCTCGGCATGTGGCAGATCGTGCGGGTGGTCGAAGGCAAAGACGTAGGGCACGTTCTCTCCGATCTTCGATAATCGATTACCCGAGACTACGCGTCTTGCCATCCCAGCGTCAACCTGGAATCGAACCGAGAACGAATGAAGCCAAAACCCGAATGAGCCCTCCTTCGGACCGTGACAGCCGGGCCTGCCACGCCCGAGGCTACCGGCGGATCGGCGTCTGATGGGTCCCTCCCCTCCCCCAGGAGGCCCGCCTCCCGGCTGACGCCGTACTTCCCTTTCCGGCTGACGCCGTACTTCCCTTTCCGGCTGACGCCGGCCCCCCTCCCGGCTTCGCCGTACTCCCCCCAACGCTCGCTTCGCTCGCTGGGGGGAGAAACGGGCCGCTTCGCTCGCTGGGGGGAGAAACGGGCCGCTTCGCTCTCTGGGGGGAGAAACGGGCCGACCGTCTCCTCCCCCAGGAGGCCCGAAGGGCCGACGTTGGGGGAGGTGTCCCGCAGGGACGGAGGGGGTGCCGGGAGGTGTCCTCGGCGCTCTGGCCGAGGACGGAGGGGGTCTTGGGCCAGCACCAACAACCCCCCTCCCGGCTTCGTCGGTCACGTACCGGCGTTGCTCCTACACGTCGTTGTCGACGAGCGCCAAGAGTTCGGGGATTCGCTGCGTGAGCGCTTCGGCGATGCGGTCGCGGACCTCCCTGTGGAACTCGAGGTCCTCGCCTCGCGGGTCGAGCACAGGTTTCCCGTCGGGATGGAGCATCTGCACCTTGCCCTCCAACACGGGGTATTTCGCCACCAGGCGCTCCACCTGACCCTGTTCCATGCAATACACACGAGTCGCTCTCTCGGCGAGCTTTCGGTTCATCCGCCTGGACCGGTGGCTTCGCAGGTCGACGCCTACTTCATCACCGGCGACGACGGCAAGGCGTCCCGCGCGCAGACGAGGAGGAGCTTTCGTACCCACCGATGTCACTTCGATGCCACGATCCCCCAATTCGGTCTCGGAGATCCCCAACGCCTCGGCCAGATGTTGACGGGCCAGACCGGCGGCGAGCGGTGATCTGCCGATGTTGCCCGTGCAGACGAACACGAACGTCTGGCTCACGTCACATCCCCAGTCGGTATCACGGTTCCACGATGACCTTGAGGGCGCCTTCGCGACGTTCGTTGAAGGTCTCGAGAGCCGTGGCGAAGTCGTCGAGAGCGAAGTGGTGGGTGATCAGCTCACGCACCCTGATGCGTCCGTCCACGACGAGCGGAATCACGTGGCGCATCTCACCGGCCGAGGCACGCACGCCCACCAGTTCATTTTCGTACAGCACGAGGTTCTGAAGAGCGAGCTCGACCCCTGCAACGGGTATGCCCACCACCGCGATTCGCCCACCCTTTCGCGCCATGCCGAGGCTCCACTGCAGCGTCTGGGGAACTCCGGCACACTCGAGGATGACATCCGCACCCAGATCGTCCGTCATGCTCCTGACCGCACGAACCGGGTCTTCGGATTCGACGTCGACGGTCTCGTTGCCGAGATCGGCGGCCTTGGCGAGTCGGCTGCCCCGGCCGGCAACGATGACGCGGCCCGCACCCCTCGCTCTTGCCGCATCCGCAGCCAGCAAACCTACCGGGCCAGGACCGATCACCACGACGGTGTCTCCCGGACGATTCCCACCCCGGTTGGCCGTGTGCAGAGCGATCGATGCCGGATCCAGAGTGGCGCCCTCGCTGAAGGTCAGTGCATCGGGAAGGTGGAACACGCTCTTCACACCGTGCACCACATACTCGGCGAAAGAACCCTGCCAGTTGTGGCCGTATTGGCGGTGCAGACGGGGGTTCCCGTAGTTCTCACACAGGTTGTAGCGGCCCTCGACGCACTTCTGACAGAAACCGCAGGCGTCGTGAGACGTTCCTGCGACCCTGTCGCCGACGTTCCAACCGAGAAGCTCGGCTCCGGGACCCATCTCCACGACCTCGCCGGACCACTCGTGACCCGGTATGAACGGATACGAGGGGGGCCAGAAACCCGGATAGTCGCCGCGCAGCAGGTGTGAGTCCGTGCCGCAGATGGTCACCGCGCGGACCCGGCACAGCAGCTCGAACGGACCCGGCTCCGGTTGATCGACCTCTTCTACGGAGAACCGGTTCGGTTCGGTAACGACCAGCGCTCTCATCCCCACCTCCTTCTAGATAACGGCAAGCGGATCGATCATCGACCCGGTTGCACCGCGAATCTTGACCGGCAGCGCGACAAAGAGGAACTCGTGGACCCCCTCCTGGGCGAGCTCCTCCAAATACACGCTCTCCATGAGGTAGATGCCGGCCTCGATCAGCAGCCGGGTATGGACCGGCTGCGGGTTGGCGGGCGTGCCTCGGTCGGGCGCCGGTTGAACCTCATAGGTCTCCGTGTCGGTTCCCGTCGCGACCACACCCCGCTCGAGCAGCCATTCGGCGGTGGACGCATCGGGCCCGGCGGTTTTGTGTTCGGCCATCTTTTCACTGTCCGGCCAGAAGGCCAGGTAGCCGGTGCGGATCAGGACGGTGTCCCAAGGCCGGACTTCGACGCCTTCCCAGGCGGCGATCGCCTCGAGCTCGTCGGCACCTACCGGCGAGCCGGCAGGCAGCGCCGCGACACCGCGATACCCGGCCGCATCCAGCAGTACTCCCCGTGTGAAGAAGGGCGGGAGCTTCTCGGCGTCGCCAACCGACGGGCCCTTGTCGGTCAAATGCTCACCGGTGTTGCCGCCGCCATACCAGTGGTCGTCCTCACCGATGGTCATGTGGGCGAGAGCATCGACATGAGCCCCCGAGTGGGAGGTGGCCATCACGTATTCGGCCATATACCCGAGGCCCACCTCGTTCGGAGGTCCCCACGGTTGGGCGCCCTCGGCGCGAATCCCCGGTGGGGTCCGGTAGTTGAGAACCTGAAAGGGCGGATGACCCGGGAAGAGAGGCATGCCCGGGAACCGTGAGGTGGCCAGCGAGAACCACCGGCCTTCCTTCACCAGTCGTGCTGCCTCGACGATCTTGCCGGCAGGCATGTTCGCGATCGGTCCGACTTCTTCGTAGACAGTCATCTCATCTCCTCGAGTGCCCGCCACACGCGCTCGGGCGTCAGCGGCAGATCGCGAATGACCACGCCCGTGGCGTCGGTCACCGCGGAGGCCAATGCCGGCGAGACCGCCAGAAGGGCACCTTCGCTGATCCCCTTGATGCCGTACGGTCCCGGACCATCGGCGTTCTCGATCATCGCACTCGTGAGTTCGAGCGGAAGGTCCTTGATGGTCGGGATCCGGTAGTCCAGTGCGCCGAGATTCCGGATCCGGCCGGATCCGTCGAGAAGCACATGCTCCATGAGCGTGTGTCCCAGACCCATGATCGCCGCACCGTCGTCCTGCCCCTCGACCTGAAGCGGGTTGAGCGCCCGGCCGACGTCACTCACGGTCACGTGGCGCACGAGAAGGATCTCGCCTGTCTCCTCATCGACCTCGGCCTCGAACGCCGTGCAGTTGAACTCGAAGAACGCCGCAGTACCACCGAGGGGGTGATCGGGCTCGACGTCTTTGCGCATCTCCCCGTTCCCGACGATCTCGCCGCCGAGGCGACCGAGGCCGGACTGGAGCACGTCCACCGCGCAGAGTTCACGAGCAGGAAGGCGAACAACACCGCGCTCGACGACGATCTCGGACTCGTCGACCTCGTAGAGACGCGAGGCCATGGCGCGCAACTTCGCCTGGATGTCCTGGCAGGCGCGCAGAACGGCCGTGCCCATGAGCACCGATGAACGGCTGGCAGACGTCTGCTGATCGTAAGGGATCACCCCGGTGTCGCCCATGATGACCGAGATGCGGTCGAGCGGTATCCCGAGCTCCTCGGAGACTATCTGGGCGAAGACCGTGCGCGCACCCTGGCCCATGTCAGACGTACCGCTGAGGACGAGAGCGCTCCCGTCCGCCAAGAACCTCACCGTCGAGTAGGAGAGGCCCGTTGTCGGTCCGGATTTGAGGCCCACGGCGAGCCCACGGCCACGCTTGGGCGCCGCCAGAGGAGTTCCCCACCCGATCAGCTCGGCGGCCTTTCGAACGGTCTGGGACCAGTCGCCGTCGGCCGGTGTGTCACCGGGAATGAACGTCTCCCCATGACGGGCGAGGTTGCGCAGGCGAATCTCGACCCTGTCGATTCCGAGCGCACGCGCCCCTTCGTCGATATTGGATTCTCTGGCCCAGGTGATCTGCGGAATGCCGAATCCGCGGAAGGCGGTGCTCGGCGTCGTGTGAGACAGCAGTGTTCGTCCCATGATCCGAACTGCGGGAACACGGTACGGACCGCAGGCGAGATAACTCGCCTTCCCCACGACGCGGTCTGCGATGTCGACGTACGCCCCGATCAGGAAGTTGGCCTCTACGTCCTGGAATGCAATCGTGCCATCCGACAGGAAACCGGTCCGAAACCGGACCTCTGTCGCCGCTCGTCGAACTGCCTGGAACGTCTCGGCAAGTGTCAGGATCAGCCGTACCGGCCTGCCGGCGCGCAGAGCCATGAACGCGAGCAGAGGCTCGTACTTGGGGATCTGCTTGCCTCCGAAACCTCCACCGGGGTCCGGCGCAAAGACACGCACCTTCGCCAAAGGCAGATCCAAGAGCTCGGCAATCGTTTTCTGCAGAAGGTACGGATGCTGAATCGAGCTCCACACTGTGATCCCGTCGCCATCGGGAGCCGCCATGAAGCCGTGAGGCTCGATCGTGAAGTGGGTGACCATCGGAAACGAGTAGGTGTTCTCGACAACGAGATCTGCCGCCGCTGCATCGACGTCGCCCCAGCCAAAACGGTGCTCGCGCAGGATGTTCGTATCGGCCAGCGGGTCGTTTGGGCGAATCGCGTGATCCTGAACGAGCGGTGATGCCGGATCGAGCGCCGCGG
This DNA window, taken from Gammaproteobacteria bacterium, encodes the following:
- a CDS encoding TIGR03560 family F420-dependent LLM class oxidoreductase, translated to MRVSFKTRPQHTEWKPMIDFWLEADRIDLYSAGWTFDHFYPIFSDPTGPCFEAWTMLSYLAAATNRIRLGVLVTGNTHRHPALLANMAATLDVASQGRLEIGLGAGWSEEEHAAYGIPLPPWPERFDRLAESCEIIHSLLTRERTTFRGTHYRLTDALCEPKPIQKPRPPLVIGGKGEKRTLRIAARWADQWNFPFGEPAELRHKIDVLHAHCADIGRDPSQIEVSVKAEATEEPAAFAELAAAYREAGAQHIIVHFPAPHDPATLGAYAESLAQAVR
- a CDS encoding molybdopterin-dependent oxidoreductase; protein product: MRGIRADHRGGAHRRRNGGAMSCNGIGSSPRRFGGLRRVTGAQEYVGDIRLADVLHVKLVRLDRARARILSIDATAAKQVPGVRLVLTAADLPQPVPRFGPKFKDRPILAVGETKYHGEPVAAVAAETRDAAEEAARLVHVEYEVLDGGVFGVAAALDPASPLVQDHAIRPNDPLADTNILREHRFGWGDVDAAAADLVVENTYSFPMVTHFTIEPHGFMAAPDGDGITVWSSIQHPYLLQKTIAELLDLPLAKVRVFAPDPGGGFGGKQIPKYEPLLAFMALRAGRPVRLILTLAETFQAVRRAATEVRFRTGFLSDGTIAFQDVEANFLIGAYVDIADRVVGKASYLACGPYRVPAVRIMGRTLLSHTTPSTAFRGFGIPQITWARESNIDEGARALGIDRVEIRLRNLARHGETFIPGDTPADGDWSQTVRKAAELIGWGTPLAAPKRGRGLAVGLKSGPTTGLSYSTVRFLADGSALVLSGTSDMGQGARTVFAQIVSEELGIPLDRISVIMGDTGVIPYDQQTSASRSSVLMGTAVLRACQDIQAKLRAMASRLYEVDESEIVVERGVVRLPARELCAVDVLQSGLGRLGGEIVGNGEMRKDVEPDHPLGGTAAFFEFNCTAFEAEVDEETGEILLVRHVTVSDVGRALNPLQVEGQDDGAAIMGLGHTLMEHVLLDGSGRIRNLGALDYRIPTIKDLPLELTSAMIENADGPGPYGIKGISEGALLAVSPALASAVTDATGVVIRDLPLTPERVWRALEEMR
- a CDS encoding pyruvate, phosphate dikinase encodes the protein MARRVVSGNRLSKIGENVPYVFAFDHPHDLPHAEVKTVIGGKAANIAVMAGELGLPVPPSFTISTEACRAYLAGGWPEGLDEEIREHLRRVEAAMGRQFGSSTDPLLVSVRSGAPVSMPGMMDTILNLGLNDATAQGLAAVSGDSGFVEACRDRFSTMYRQIVGVEIVPVDPWQQLRGAIEAVFRSWNSDRARSYRARECIADDLGTGVTVQAMVFGNRGADSATGVLFTRNPATGESCLYGDIMFDAQGEDVVAGTSQTEPIAVLDERMPAIAEDLRRYAHTLERHFVDLCDIEFTIEQGRLWLLQVRVGKRSPQAALRIAVEMSEDDDFPLSRSEAVRRVARYLEDPPTTAGARPADARLVATGLAASPGMATGEIATTPEAAVAVADAGRSVILVRRETSPDDVHGMARAAGILTSTGGLASHAAVVARGWGIPAVVGVSEVKVGDGTVSIGDRVFAAGDMLTIDGGSGEVFAGSVSSSETIVPEVEKLLSWARELGIEIPASGEGGDTSEEGGDTSEESSDTSREGELTVEMVVRALLIKGFAMPDGIASTFFTTEEEASQILDRMTAEGLVESSGGMFQLTAEGKTLGRELINADRESWGMENAVEALDAFLLLDCRLKEIVTSWQMRKVEGRQLLNDHSDPSYDASVLAEFGSLHQDAAALLQSLTDGLPRLDSYFERLERAAALVHAGEHLYIASPRVDSYHGVWFELHEDLILLADRNRADEVAAGRA
- a CDS encoding cyclase family protein — protein: MTVYEEVGPIANMPAGKIVEAARLVKEGRWFSLATSRFPGMPLFPGHPPFQVLNYRTPPGIRAEGAQPWGPPNEVGLGYMAEYVMATSHSGAHVDALAHMTIGEDDHWYGGGNTGEHLTDKGPSVGDAEKLPPFFTRGVLLDAAGYRGVAALPAGSPVGADELEAIAAWEGVEVRPWDTVLIRTGYLAFWPDSEKMAEHKTAGPDASTAEWLLERGVVATGTDTETYEVQPAPDRGTPANPQPVHTRLLIEAGIYLMESVYLEELAQEGVHEFLFVALPVKIRGATGSMIDPLAVI
- a CDS encoding alcohol dehydrogenase catalytic domain-containing protein; the protein is MRALVVTEPNRFSVEEVDQPEPGPFELLCRVRAVTICGTDSHLLRGDYPGFWPPSYPFIPGHEWSGEVVEMGPGAELLGWNVGDRVAGTSHDACGFCQKCVEGRYNLCENYGNPRLHRQYGHNWQGSFAEYVVHGVKSVFHLPDALTFSEGATLDPASIALHTANRGGNRPGDTVVVIGPGPVGLLAADAARARGAGRVIVAGRGSRLAKAADLGNETVDVESEDPVRAVRSMTDDLGADVILECAGVPQTLQWSLGMARKGGRIAVVGIPVAGVELALQNLVLYENELVGVRASAGEMRHVIPLVVDGRIRVRELITHHFALDDFATALETFNERREGALKVIVEP